In Symphalangus syndactylus isolate Jambi chromosome 6, NHGRI_mSymSyn1-v2.1_pri, whole genome shotgun sequence, a genomic segment contains:
- the CNPY1 gene encoding protein canopy homolog 1 isoform X2 produces the protein MEAGYINTAEIEFICDSAPFTAIPLAQSEAFLTDLLEKVCERMNDYKLEEDPVTKERTFKRFAPRKGDKIYQEFKKIYFYSDAYRPLKFACETIIEEYEDEIFSLIAQEAHYLADKLCSEKSDLCETSANHTEL, from the exons ATGGAGGCTGGATATATCAACACTGCAGAAATCGAGTTCATTTGTGATTCAGCCCCTTTCACTGCG ATCCCCCTAGCCCAGTCGGAGGCGTTCCTAACGGACCTTTTGGAGAAAGTCTGTGAGCGAATGAACGACTACAAGCTTGAGGAAGACCCTGTGACGAAGGAGAGAACTTTCAAGAGATTTGCTCCTAGGAAAGGAGACAAAATAtaccaagaatttaaaaaaatatatttttattctgatgCTTACAGACCTTTGAAATTTGCG TGTGAAACTATAATAGAAGAGTATGAAGATGAAATATTCTCACTTATCGCCCAGGAGGCACACTATCTAGCTGACAAGCTGTGCAGTGAAAAATCAG